In Streptomyces sannanensis, the DNA window GGGGGCTGTCGGGATCGGGCCGTCCACGACCGGGCTCCGCGCTCCGGGCTTCGGCGCCGGGCGGCAGCAAGGGAGCCGCGGCGGCGGTCGGCGTCCCGATCACGCCGGCGGCCACGGCTCCGGCGCCCACCAGCCCTGCGTTGCGCAGAAGCGATCGGCGGCTGGTGCCCAGTTGTGGGCCGTCAGGCTTGTGGTGCGGGCTGCACATGTACGTCTCCGTATCTCCGGGATGAGCACGCACACCGTAGGTTTCGTGCACGGAGTAAACGGGAGTGGTTGCGTCGACGTCTGCGGAAGATCACATGAACAGCAGCGCGGGAAGCCGACGAATGGTGTGATTGGGCCGGTCGCGGTCGAGAGGTGCCTTGGGAATCCCGGTCGCGGCCTTTACGCCGAAGGGCTCGAGTACGGCTGCCGGAGGACTGGCTGCGACCAGCCGGTTCTTGGTGACCCGCAGGCAGCGCGCGGCGTCGCTTGTCGTCACCGCGGCTGCCACGCTGAACCCGTTGACGGTATGCGAGGGAGGCAATCGTGGTGCCTGGCAAGAATCGGACGAAAGGCGGCACGCCGAAGGCCGGGGACGGCCCCGGCCGCCTGTCCTCGGCTGCGTACGAGAAAGAGCTGTTGCGTCTCCAGATCGAGCTGGTCAAGCTCCAGGAGTGGGTACGGGCCACAGGCGAGCGGCTCGTGGTCCTCTTCGAGGGCCGCGACGCGGCCGGCAAGGGCGGCACGATCAAACGGGTCACCGAGCACCTCAACCCGCGCATCGCCCGCATCGTCGCCCTGCCGGTGCCGACCGAGCGCGAGCGCACCCAGTGGTACTTCCAGCGCTACGCCGAGCAGCTCCCGGCCGGGGGAGAGATCGTGCTGTTCGACCGCAGCTGGTACAACCGGGCCGGCGTCGAGCACGTCATGGGCTTCTGCACCCCGGATGAATACCGGCGCTTTCTTCATCAATGTCCCATCTTCGAGCGGATGCTCACCGAGGACGGGATCCTGCTGCGCAAGTACTGGTTCTCGGTGAGTGACGCCGAGCAGGAGCGCCGGTTCCGCAAGCGGCTCAGCGACCCGACACGGCGCTGGAAGCTCTCCGCGATGGACGTGGAGTCCTTCACCCGCTGGGAGGCGTACTCCCGGGCGAAGGACGAGATGTTCGTGCACACCGACATCACCGAGGCGCCCTGGTACGTCGTGGAGAGCGACGACAAGCGCGCAGCGCGCATCAACATGATCGCCCACCTGCTGTCGACCGTCCCGTACGGCCAGGTCGAGCCACCGCTGGTGCAGCTGCCGCCGCGGCCTTCGTCGACGGGATACCAGCGGCCCCCCAGGGACCTCCAGTCGTACGTGCCCGACTATGCGGCCACGCTGCTGGACCGGTCCCCGCCCGGTGCGGCACACCCTCAAGGGTGAGGGGAAATGTCAGCGGGTGGTGAGCACCATCCGGAAGCGGGCCGCGCCGGAGAGCATCCGCTGGTACGCCTCTGCGGCCTGGCCCAGCGGCACAGTCTCGGTCATCGGGCGGATCCCGTGGAGGGCGCTGAACGCCAAGGTGTCCTGGATGTCCTGCGCGGTGCCGGACGGGTGGCCGCGGATGATCTTACCGGCCATGAGGAGCTGGACCGGGCTGATTCCCAGTGGTTCGGTGTCCGCGCCGATGACCACCAGCTCGCCGCGGTGGGACAGCCCGTCCACGGTCGCCGTGATGGCATGGGAGTTGGCCGCGGTGGCCAGGACGACCCGTGCGCCGCCGAGGGACTGCAGCGCGTCTGCGACAGGGGTGGCGGTAGTGCTGTCGATGTAGTGGTGCGCGCCGAGTTGCTTGGCGAAGTCGGCTTTGTCGGCTCCGCGGGCGATGGCCACGGTTTCGAAGCCCATGGCGACCGCGTATCTCACCCCCAGGTGGCCCAGGCCACCGATGCCGAGGACGGCGACCAGGTCGCCCGGCTGCGCTGAGCTGCGCCGCAGTCCGTTGTACGTGGTCACGCCGGCGCAGGCGATGGGTGCCGCATCGGTCGGTGCCAGCGAGTCGGGAATCCGGGCCAGGGCGTCTGTCGGCACGACCACTGTCTCGGCGAAACCGCCGTCGTACGCCCATCCCGGAACCTTGAGGTTCGGGCACACGATGAAGTCGCCCTGTCTGCACGGCGTGCAGTGGTGGCAGCTTCCGCCGAACCAGCCGATCGCCACCCGGTCGCCCAACCGCCAGTCGCTGTGTGTCCCCTCGCCGAGTTCCTCGATGCGTCCGGCGATCTCATGCCCGGGTACCAGCGGAAACCGGACGCCCGGCAGCATGGCGTCCACGAACAGGGCGTCGCTGTGGCAGATTCCGCATGCGTCCACAGCGACCCGTACATGGCCGGGACCCGGCTGTGGTACCTCACGCTCGACGATCTCGAACGGCCCGCCTGTGGCGGCCACCTGCGCGACTCGATAGCTGCTCATCCAGATCTCTCCCGTGTGCCGGCCTCGGCCTGTCGACGACCAGCAGATCAGCTCCGGCCGGATCGCGCGCGCCGAAACGGGCTCGGGCCCCCGCAACGTGCACGAGCGCGGCCGCACGACCTGGGGTTGGCCTACGCTCGTCCCTGTGCGACCCACTGCGGCGGTTGTCACGCGCACTGGTAGTGAGCTTCTGCCATGCGCGCCGGACGTGTCCGGGAGATCCTGGCCGGGGAACAGGTGGGCCACACGGAGTCGGATCGGCATGGTCCACCGAGTGGGCCGGTATCACGTCGGCATGGTGGTCCTGGCTGCCCGAGCCGACGCATGGCGTCGCAGGACTGGTCCGCGCGGAGCCCCCGGCCGAGTACGGGTCCCGTATGACGAAAGGACGTACCCATGACCACGGACGCCCATCCCGGCCCGCTGCGCGTGCTCGTCTTCGGCGCCGCACTGCGGGCCGGATCGGCCAACGCCCGCCTCGCGTCCCTCGTGGTTCGGCTGATCTCCGACACCGGCGCCACCGTCGACCACGCTGCCATGCACGACTTCGACATGCCGTTGTACGACGGCGACGTGGAGGCCGCCACAGGACTGCCGAACGGCGCCCTCGCGCTGCGTGACCGGATCGAACAGTCCGATGCCTTCGTCATCTCGTCCCCCGAGTACAACGGCTCCGTGCCGGGCGTACTGAAGAACGCGATCGACTGGGTCTCACGTGTACGGCCGCAGCCGTTCAGGACCAAGCACGCGTTGCTTGTCTCCGCCTCGCCGTCCTTGATCGGTGGCAACCGAGGGCTGTGGGCGCTGAGAGTCCCCTTGGAACACCTCGGTACTCGCGTCTATCCGGACATGTTCAGCCTTGCCAATTGCTACCAGGCATTCGCGGAGGACGGAACGCTGATCGACCCGGGGTTGCGGCAACGCCTCACCGAAACCGTGACCGCGTTCCTCAGCCTCGTCGAAGCCGATGTGCGATACGTCTGTCTGGAGCGCCGGTGGTACGAATTCCTGGGAGACCGCACCGAGGCGCCCATCACCCAACGGGCCGAGGGGTGAGCCCGGCCGTGAGGCCCCCGGCGTCGCGGCCGGGGGCCGACCACGTATGAGAGCTCAGTTTGAACTCGGTACTCCGAAATCGTAATATCCGGAATCGTGAAGTCCGATTCCGTTCCCATGGTGCCCTCGGCCCTGCTTGCCCTGCAGCGTGCCACGCACACCACGCTGCACGTGCTTGCCGCCGAGCTCGTCGATCTGGACCTGACCGCCTCCGAGATCAACGCGCTGGCCAACCTCGCCGACGGCAACGGCCGCACGGTGTCCCAGCTGGGCGCCGCCGTCGGCGCGCGCCCCACCACGCTGACCAGCGTGCTCGACCGGCTGGAGCGTCGCGGCCACATCACCCGCGGCACCCGCGCCGGCGACCGCCGATCCGTGCTCGTCGAACTGACGCCCTCCGGACGGCTGACGGCCGCCACGATCAGGCAGACCCTCAGCGAGCTGGAGCAACGTGTCCTGGCCGGGGTGTCCCCCGAGGCGGTCGAGGGTTTCCGCACGGTCCTGGAAGCAATGACGAAGGTAAGCGCATGACCATCCACCACCCCAGTCCTCACTCCACCCATGACGCGTCCGGTGACGACCGGTCGCCCTTCGCCGCGCTGATGGCCCAGGTGATGGCCGACGCCGAACGGTTCGGCCACCGCCAGCACATCCACCTCACCTGGCTCGCGATCCGGCAGTACGGCACCACCGCGGCGATCGATCTGGTCAGCGACGGCATCCAGGCCACCGCCCGCCGCGCAGGAGTGCCACAGAAGTACAACGTCACTGTCAGCCGCGCCTGGGTCGAACTCGTGGGGCACCACGTCGCCGCATCCGACAGCGCCGACTTCGACGCCTTCGCCGACCAGCACCCGGACCTGCTCGACAAGCAGCTGCTGAGCCGGTTCTACCGCCCTGAGACGCTGTCCGGTGCGTCAGCCCGCGTCGGCTGGGTCGAACCCGACCTCGTCCCGTTCCCCTGGCAGTCCGTCAGCAGCTGACCGCCGTGCCCGATCGCGTCGGGCCTACAGCAGGGTCTGGTACACCTGCTGCACGTTGTTCCGGACGGGTGGGCGGTGCCGGGCCGCCGGCCCGACGGCGAAGGCTCTCAACAGGTTCTCCGTGGTACGGGTGACGAACGCGCCCGTACGGGCGTCCATCCCGTGGTTGCGTCCGTTGTCGTGGGTGCCCGCCATGAGGCCCTCCACCCAGCGCATTGTTCCGCTCGCGAAGACGCCCGCACCGCTGGGCACGGTGTAGTACGCCGAGTCGCTGTGACTCATGCGGCCGTTGCACACGACGGGGGAGTGCGCGACGATCTCGATGTCCTCGGGGCCGGGCATGCCCGGAAAAACCCGGTCGTACTCCACGCCCACCAGATGCTCGAACGTGTCGCCCGACCGGACGCCGGTTCTCTCGAACAGCCAGTGGTCGGGCGTGTGGACGACATACGGCGCGTCCACCGGATATCCCTCGTACAGCACCCCGGTGAGACCCGATTCGGGGTCGGGTGCGGGGGCCGCGCGGAAGTCGGTGGTGACCAGGGCCGGACGACGTGGGTAGTACGGGTCGGACGTGTAGGAGCTCTTATAGCAGACCACAGTGTGATCGGGGGAGTCGTGCCCCTGCTCCAGCCGGACTCGCCGGTAGCACGTATTGGCGCCCATGATGGCGAGATTGGTGCCGGCGTCCCGTGCCTTGGTGATGTGCTCCCGCTGTTGCGGGGTCCAGTACTCGTCGTGCCCCAGCACGACCACCGTCGTCGCGCCGCGCAGGACGCGGGGGTCGCGGTGGACGTCCATGCCGGTGGTGTAGGCGAGCGGGATACCGAGGCGCTCGGCCAGTGCCACCGCTGCCCGCTCGTAGACCATGAACTTCTCCGCGCCGTTGCGGTCGTAGGGCCTGTCGAAGCTGACCACGAGCGACCTCGAGCCGTATGTGCCGTCCGATCCCTCGTAGAGGTTGTAGCCGCCCCATCGGTTGTACGCCTGCCAGGTGGCGGGCGCGGACATCAGTACCGTGCGGCCGGCGCCGTGCGCTGAGCGGACGATCAACGGCACGTACCGCTGATGACCGCTCTCCGCGTCCAGGCGCAGCAGGTACGCGCCTTCCGGCCAGCCCTGCGTGCCGACGGTGAGAGTACGTTTCCAGTGGGCACGCACCGTACGCGTCGCCCCCTCCAGGCGGGGAGCGCCCTGGGCGCGTCCCGGCACCCGCTCGGAACGCCACACCAGCCGTGCCTGCACGCCGCCGTACCAGCCCATGCGGTAGGCGGAGACGCGGAAGCCGGGTGCGGTGGTCGACACGTGCAGCCCGAAGGACTCACCAGGCAGCACGCTCACCTGATCGGCGTACCCCGCGACGGCCTCTGGAGGCCCCTGCGAGCGAATCCGCCAGTCGTCGGCGCCCGGCAGTTCCGTTTCGTTCTCCGCCCGCCCTGTGCTCTCTGCGGGCCGAGGGCGCGCCGTGTGCTGCTCGCACGCGGTGGCTGCCGCGTTCGTGACACCTATTGCCGCGCACGCGCACAGAAAGCGCCTGCGGTTCCACTTCGCTCGGTTCTTGCCGTCCAAGCCGCCTCCCTGCGTCGGTGCGCACAGCACGCGTCATGTGGAGTACAGGGTCGACTCACCGTAACGGCCGCCTCGGCCGAACAGCCACCGGAATGCCCCCTGGCCCGGCCGAAGCGGTCGGGCCAGGGCAGCGTGGACCCCCTCCTCGCGCCCAGCGCTCCCGTGGACGGCTTTCCCGGCCCGGGGCGGTGTGCGGACCCTCGTCGTACAGTGCGCCCGACGTGACGACCGCGACCGTGGCCAGGGCCCACAACCAGTGTCGCGCGCGACGGGCGGCGGCGTCGGTTGTCGGGCCGCTGCGGGGAGCGTGCGATGAGGCCGGCACGCTCCCGCAGGCCCGGTTACAGGTCGAACTCGTGCGGCGGCAGGTCCAGGGTGTAGCAGGCTTCGCGGACGACGGCCTGTTCGGTCTTGTCGAAGTCGCCGTCTGCGCCGCCGATGACGATGCCGATCTGGATGACGGCGCGGGCCTCGGCCGGCTTCTTCTTGGCCTTGGCGATTTCCTGGAGGACGCTGACCTTGCCGAAGTCGAAGTCGGCGGTCAGCTTGTCGAGGTTGCTGTCGAAGCGGCGCTGGAGGTCTTCGGCGGGAAAGTTCTGCAGGACCTCGTTGGTGGCGATGAGCTGGGCGACACGGCGCCGCTCGGAGGGATCGACGGTGCCGTCGGCGGCGGCGACGAGGGCACACATGGCCATGCTCGCGTCGCGGAAGGCGCCGCTCTTGAGGTCGTTCTTCTTGGCCACGAGCTGTGTTTGCATCGTCGACGCGGATTCCTTGATGCGGTCCCACAGAGCCATGGTGCTTCTCCTCGGAGTGCGGTGGGTGGTAGTTGAAGTCGTCTGCCCGCAGGCCCGGGCCATGTGACGCCCCGGGCCGGCAGGCGGTTGTCCGTCAGACGTTGACGCCGAAGTCGGAGGCGATGCCGGCGAGTCCGGAGGCATAGCCTTGACCGACTGCTCGGAACTTCCAGTCGGCGCCGTTGCGGTAGAGCTCGCCGAAGACCATGGCGGTTTCGGTGGAGGCGTCCTCGGAGAGGTCGTAGCGGGCCAGTTCGGTGCCGCCGGTCTGGTTGACCACGCGGATGAAGGCGTTGCGGACCTGGCCGAAGCTCTGCCCGCGGGCATCGGCCTCGTGAATCGAGACGGGGAACACGATCCTGGTGACATCGGCCGGTACGGCGGCGAGGTTCACCTTGATGGACTCGTCGTCTCCCTCTCCCTCGCCGGTGAGGTTGTCGCCCGTGTGCTCGACCGAGCCGTCGGGGCTCGTGAGGTTGTTGTAGAAGACGAAGTGCCGGTCGGAGACGACCTTTCCGGAGTCGCCCAGGAGCAGCGCGCTGGCGTCGAGGTCGAAGTCCGCGCCGGAGGTGGTGCGCACGTCCCAGCCGAGCCCCACGAGCACGGCGCTCAGACCGGGGGCCTCCTTGCTCAGTGAAACATTGCCGCCCTTGGCGAGGCTCACACTCATGCTGTCTCCCTCTGTCGGAGGTCGCGGGCGCCTGCGCGCCAGTAACTCGATCATTACCAGAAAATCTACAGCACTGTAGAGAATGGCGGGGCGGGGCCCGACGACTCAGTACGATGGGGTCGCACAACGGGCGGGCGAACGTGAAGGGAAACGGAGTTGAGTAACCAGGAAACTGCCGGCTCGCTCCCTGGGGGCGGCATCCGTAGACGGGGACAGGGTGAACTCGAGGCGCAGGTGCTGTCCGTGCTGCGGGACGCGCCCGGCCCGGTGACCGCGGTTTGGGTGCAGGCGCAGCTGCCCGGCCACCTCGCGTACACCACCGTCATGACGATCCTTACCCGGTTGCGGGCCAAGAACGCCGTCACGCGGGAGCGGGAAGGCCGGTCCTTCGTCTGGCGGGCGACATCCGACCAGGCGGGCCTGGCCGCGCTGCGGATGCGACGGGTCCTGGACGGCGAGTGCGATCGGGAAGCGGTGCTGGCCAGTTTCGTCACATCGCTCTCCCCCGAGGACGAACGACTGCTGCGCGGTCTGCTCAGCCATACGAGCGACGATCCGGAGGAGTGACCGGGTGGGCGTCTTCGTCTTCCTGCCGCTGGTGCTGCCCTTGACGGCATGGCCGATCGCGCGCCTCGCCGAGCAGCACCTGCATCCGGTCACCGCGACCCGGCTCCTGGCAGGTGTGAGCGCGCTGATGGCCCTGTCCAGCACCGTGTGCCTGGCGTTGATCATGGTGGTCGGAACCGCCCAACTGCCGGGCAATCCGCTGCCGGACAGCTGGTCCGATCCGGAGGTGCGCAAAGCGGTCCCGTACGACGAGGTCGTCGGCATCATCGCGATTCCGGCTCTGGCCGTCGTGGCCGCTAGCTGCGTCTGGACTGTCTGGCGTCACCACCGGGTGCGGCGCAGCGCCGTACGGGCTCTGGCGGGGATTCGGCCGTCACCGGTCGCGGTGCTGCCCGACGAGTCGCCGTACGCGTATGCGCTGCCGGGCAGGCGGGGGCGGATCGTGGTGTCCACGGCGATGCTGGCCTGCCTCGATTCCGGGGAGCGCAGGGCGCTGTTCGCCCATGAACGTGTCCATCTGACGGCCTCCCATCACCGCTACCTCCTGGCCGCACAACTTGCCGCGCGGGCCAACCCGTTCCTGCGGCCCCTGTGTACCGCCGTCGCCTACGGGGCGGAGCGCTGGGCGGACGAGGAGGCGGCCCGGGTGATCGGGAACCGGCGGGTGATGGCGCGTGCGGTCGGCAAGGCCGCCCTGGTCTCACGGGGTACGCCTTCGCCGGCACTGGCCGGTTTTGCTGCCGGTCCCGTGCCCCGGCGCGTGGCCGCCCTGCTCGGTCCCATGCCCCCGGCCCGGTCGTGGCCGTCCGCCTTCACCGTGGCGGGCGTTGCCGTCTGGACGGCTGCGGCCGGTGCGACGGCGTCCGCTCTGTCGTCGGCGAACTCGGCTGTGGCGCTCTTCCTCGTCCTCAAGGCGGCGACACCGCTCTGAGCGGATCGAAGGACCTACGACCGGCAGGCGGGAGCGGCGAGTCCGCCGTGCCGGACGGTGGTGATCGGGCTGTGACGATCAGCGGCGTGCCCGGATACGTTCCAGGGCGGCCACACCCACGGCGGCGAGGGCGATCTGGATGCCCCACTCGACCCAGTCGATGCCCTTGGTGTCCGCGACGCCGAGGGCGGACGCGATGCCGCTGCCGATGAGGGCGGCGACGATGCCGACGGCGATCGTCCACAGGATGCCTATGCGCTGTCGGCCGGGGAGGGCGAGCCGTCCGAGCACGCCGATGACGGCGCCGATCACTATTGCGCTGAAGATGCCGGAGATTTCCATGACGCCCCTTCCGGTGTGTTCTGAACTGCGTATGCCCGCCTGGGCGTTACACATTCGCGAATGACGGGTTCTCCGCCGCACCGGCCTTTGTGGGCGGGCCGTCAGGGCCGGAGGGGACCGGCCCTGACGTCACGGGGGAGTGCGGCGGTCAGCCCTCGTCGCCTTCGTCCTCGTCCTCGAATGCGTCGCCGATCTCGTCGATGACCTCGGCTGCGACCATGCCGCCGACGACTCCGACGGCGAGACCGGCCGCGCCCGCGGCGATGGCGGTACCCATGCCCGGTCCGGAGTGGTGGTGCCCGCCATGGCCGTGACCGGACGCGTACGGGTCGCCGTGGCCGTACGAGCCGTGGGTTCCGTAGGAGGAGCGGTGCTCGACGAGTTGGCGCATCCAGCTGTCGACTTCGGCGTTCCAGTCGCGCTGGTGAACGTCGTGGTGGCTCACGGTGAAACGGGTGAGCGCGTCGTGGCCGCCGGAGAACAGGCCGCCACGCTTGTCCGCCTCCAGGACGACCTCCATGCCGCCCGGGGTGGCGAGGAAGGTCACCTCGATCTCGTTGATCGCGTGCGCGTACTGCGGAGCGGGAGTGAGCTCGATCTCCTGGTAGAAGGGGAGCTGCTGGCCGGAGCCGCCGATACGGCCGTACTCGAGGTCGGCCGACTTGAAACCGAAACCGAGTTGCCCGAACGCCTCCAGGATCGCTTCCTGTACCGGCAGGGGGCGTACCGCGAGCGGGTCGAGGTCGCCCTTGTCCTTGGCGGCGGCCACTCCGAGCTCCGTGCGTACGCCGAGCACGATGCCGAGCGGCTGGCCGTACAGTTCGGTGACCGGGGTCTCCCACGGGAGCGCCACCGAGAACGGCAGGCTGCGCTGCTCGCCCTCAGTGAGGCGGAAGCCGCCGCCGACGGTGAACCGGTCGAAGACGACGACGCCTTGGTGTTCGCCGCCTTCCAACTCGGCCTCGACGCGGGCGACCAGCTCCAGCGTGATGTGCTCGATGCCGAAGTCGGCGTTGCCGCCCTTGAGATGGACGTCGCCGGTGAGGCTGCCGCCGGGCAGGACAGCCCCGGGGGCGAGGACCGTGTCCACGGCCGGGCCGCCGACGCCGATCGAGCCGAGCAGTCGTTTGAACACCATCGTGGCGTTCACTCCTTCGTGGTGCGCGCGGTTCTGTGTGGTGGTTCTGTGGAGCGGCAAGGAAGTTCCTTACCGCCGGGCGTTGTCTACACGCATGTAGAGCATAGGGAATGAGGGGCCGGAAGGTGTCCCGCCATCCCTCGAAGCGGACTGACCAGGAGTTTTACTCGGGCCTCCACATCAAGGACGCCCTCGGCGCCGCCGACCGCACCCGGCCCTTCCCCCGCGCCGCGCTGCACCCGATCGCCGAGGTCACCCTCGACACACCCCTGGACGACACCATGACAGCCATGCGAGCGGCCGGAACCCACCTCGCCGCCGTCACCGGCAACAAGGGCACGGTCATCGGCTTCGTCACCATGGAAGATGTCCTGGAGGAACTCGTCGGCCCGACCTCCGACGCCGCCGCCTGACACGCCCGGCCCGCAATGGCCGGCACCCGACGAGGGGGCCGGCCATTGCCGTACTGCGCGACGGAGCGGTAGCGGTCGGTGACTCGGCCCGGATGATCTACAGGGCTGTAGAGTGACAGCTGTGGCCGAGGGTGTGAATCGGTCCGCCAACACCCGGACAGGGCCCAAGGGTTCAGGCGGCAGGCGGAGTGACTCCCGCCGATCCTGCCTAAGATCACACCTTGCAAGAACATGATCCGCAGCGCGCATTGAGGAAAGAGCATGACGGACGCCACGGCCCAGGTGCCGCAGCTGCGCCACACCTTGGCCTGCCGATGCCGCGCGATCACCGAGGCGCGCTGGTTCGCCGTAGCGGTCTTCGCTCTTATCCTCGCCAACGCCGCCGTCCTCGGTGTCGAGACCTACACCGGAGTCGTCGACCAATGGCGCGGCGCGCTGCGCGTCGTCGAGCACAGCTTCCTCGTGGCCTTCACTGTGGAGATGCTGCTGCGCGCCGGCGCCCATGCCGACCGGCCCAAGGACTTCTTCCGCGACCCGTGGAACCTCTTCGACCTGGCCGTCGTGCTCGCCGCCTTCCTTCCGCTCGTCCGTGAGAACAGCACCGTCCTGCGGCTGCTCCGGCTGGCCCGGGTCCTGCGTTCCGCCCGCTTCCTGCCGCAGCTGCGCATCGTCATGGTCGCGATCGGCCGAAGTCTGCCCGGGACCGTCAGCTTCCTGCTCGTCGGTGCCCTGCTTCTCTATGTGTACGCGATGATCGGCTGGGTCTTCTTCGCCGCCCACGATCCGCAGCACTTCGGCTCCATCGGCCGGGCCGTCCTCACGCTCTTCCTCCTCATGACCCTGGACGGGCTGGGGGACTCCGTACGCGCCGGCCTGGAGATATCGCGCTGGAGCATCGTCTACTACGCCTCGTACGTACTTCTCGCCTCGTTCGTGCTCGTCAACGTACTCGTCGGCGTCGTCATCAACTCCCTCGAGGAGGCCAAGGAGATGGAGGAGGAGCAGGCCGCTGCCTCCCCGGAACACTCCACGTCGTCAGACGTCGGGCGCGAAGACATCAGGGCGCGGCTGGCCGCGACGCGAAGAGCCCTGGACGAGCTCGAGGCCGGTCTCAGCAGTCTTGAGGAGGCCCGTCGATGACGCGGCATCAACCGGGGCGAAGGTACGGTGCGACCGGCCCGGCTGCGGGTGCTCCACGCTATGGCTCCGGTCACCGGCCAAGGCCGCAGCCGAGGGCTTCGAGCAACCCACGCTCGCGCCGGGCGCTCAGACCGGCACGTCTTGCCCGGTCCAGACCCTGCTCACGTTCCCAGAGCAGGGCGTCGGCCAGTAGCTCCGCCCGGGGCCGGTGACGGAGTCCCGCAGCGCGCGCCGCGGACCCGTTCCGGGCCGACCATCCTTCCCAGCCCTGCTCGACCAGCCACATCGGCAGCGACTCGGGTCCCATGTACTCGGCCACGCCGTTCGCGAGCAGCCATGCCCAGGCGGGTTCGCCGACAGTGGATCCGGCGTGGAACGCCCGAGGTGCGGGGAACCGAGCGCACTGATTCGCTGAGTGAGGGGCAGTCCACAGCGAGGACCTCACAGGAGCAGCGATGGACATCACAGGCGGACCCGGCAGCCACGCCAAGGAAATGCGTGCGCATGCGCAAGAACTCGAACAAGCCGCGGAAAGCGCTGCCGATCCCAAGGAGAGGAGGCGCCTGATGGAAGAAGCACGCAAGCTGCTCAACGACAGCGAACAGGAGAGCGCCATGGCTGCGGGAGACATC includes these proteins:
- a CDS encoding sporulation protein — translated: MVFKRLLGSIGVGGPAVDTVLAPGAVLPGGSLTGDVHLKGGNADFGIEHITLELVARVEAELEGGEHQGVVVFDRFTVGGGFRLTEGEQRSLPFSVALPWETPVTELYGQPLGIVLGVRTELGVAAAKDKGDLDPLAVRPLPVQEAILEAFGQLGFGFKSADLEYGRIGGSGQQLPFYQEIELTPAPQYAHAINEIEVTFLATPGGMEVVLEADKRGGLFSGGHDALTRFTVSHHDVHQRDWNAEVDSWMRQLVEHRSSYGTHGSYGHGDPYASGHGHGGHHHSGPGMGTAIAAGAAGLAVGVVGGMVAAEVIDEIGDAFEDEDEGDEG
- a CDS encoding NAD(P)H-dependent oxidoreductase, which codes for MTTDAHPGPLRVLVFGAALRAGSANARLASLVVRLISDTGATVDHAAMHDFDMPLYDGDVEAATGLPNGALALRDRIEQSDAFVISSPEYNGSVPGVLKNAIDWVSRVRPQPFRTKHALLVSASPSLIGGNRGLWALRVPLEHLGTRVYPDMFSLANCYQAFAEDGTLIDPGLRQRLTETVTAFLSLVEADVRYVCLERRWYEFLGDRTEAPITQRAEG
- a CDS encoding N,N-dimethylformamidase beta subunit family domain-containing protein, which translates into the protein MSVLPGESFGLHVSTTAPGFRVSAYRMGWYGGVQARLVWRSERVPGRAQGAPRLEGATRTVRAHWKRTLTVGTQGWPEGAYLLRLDAESGHQRYVPLIVRSAHGAGRTVLMSAPATWQAYNRWGGYNLYEGSDGTYGSRSLVVSFDRPYDRNGAEKFMVYERAAVALAERLGIPLAYTTGMDVHRDPRVLRGATTVVVLGHDEYWTPQQREHITKARDAGTNLAIMGANTCYRRVRLEQGHDSPDHTVVCYKSSYTSDPYYPRRPALVTTDFRAAPAPDPESGLTGVLYEGYPVDAPYVVHTPDHWLFERTGVRSGDTFEHLVGVEYDRVFPGMPGPEDIEIVAHSPVVCNGRMSHSDSAYYTVPSGAGVFASGTMRWVEGLMAGTHDNGRNHGMDARTGAFVTRTTENLLRAFAVGPAARHRPPVRNNVQQVYQTLL
- a CDS encoding GlsB/YeaQ/YmgE family stress response membrane protein, which encodes MEISGIFSAIVIGAVIGVLGRLALPGRQRIGILWTIAVGIVAALIGSGIASALGVADTKGIDWVEWGIQIALAAVGVAALERIRARR
- a CDS encoding BlaI/MecI/CopY family transcriptional regulator codes for the protein MSNQETAGSLPGGGIRRRGQGELEAQVLSVLRDAPGPVTAVWVQAQLPGHLAYTTVMTILTRLRAKNAVTREREGRSFVWRATSDQAGLAALRMRRVLDGECDREAVLASFVTSLSPEDERLLRGLLSHTSDDPEE
- a CDS encoding alcohol dehydrogenase, which encodes MSSYRVAQVAATGGPFEIVEREVPQPGPGHVRVAVDACGICHSDALFVDAMLPGVRFPLVPGHEIAGRIEELGEGTHSDWRLGDRVAIGWFGGSCHHCTPCRQGDFIVCPNLKVPGWAYDGGFAETVVVPTDALARIPDSLAPTDAAPIACAGVTTYNGLRRSSAQPGDLVAVLGIGGLGHLGVRYAVAMGFETVAIARGADKADFAKQLGAHHYIDSTTATPVADALQSLGGARVVLATAANSHAITATVDGLSHRGELVVIGADTEPLGISPVQLLMAGKIIRGHPSGTAQDIQDTLAFSALHGIRPMTETVPLGQAAEAYQRMLSGAARFRMVLTTR
- the ppk2 gene encoding polyphosphate kinase 2, with the protein product MSSAAYEKELLRLQIELVKLQEWVRATGERLVVLFEGRDAAGKGGTIKRVTEHLNPRIARIVALPVPTERERTQWYFQRYAEQLPAGGEIVLFDRSWYNRAGVEHVMGFCTPDEYRRFLHQCPIFERMLTEDGILLRKYWFSVSDAEQERRFRKRLSDPTRRWKLSAMDVESFTRWEAYSRAKDEMFVHTDITEAPWYVVESDDKRAARINMIAHLLSTVPYGQVEPPLVQLPPRPSSTGYQRPPRDLQSYVPDYAATLLDRSPPGAAHPQG
- a CDS encoding TerD family protein gives rise to the protein MSVSLAKGGNVSLSKEAPGLSAVLVGLGWDVRTTSGADFDLDASALLLGDSGKVVSDRHFVFYNNLTSPDGSVEHTGDNLTGEGEGDDESIKVNLAAVPADVTRIVFPVSIHEADARGQSFGQVRNAFIRVVNQTGGTELARYDLSEDASTETAMVFGELYRNGADWKFRAVGQGYASGLAGIASDFGVNV
- a CDS encoding TerB family tellurite resistance protein; translation: MALWDRIKESASTMQTQLVAKKNDLKSGAFRDASMAMCALVAAADGTVDPSERRRVAQLIATNEVLQNFPAEDLQRRFDSNLDKLTADFDFGKVSVLQEIAKAKKKPAEARAVIQIGIVIGGADGDFDKTEQAVVREACYTLDLPPHEFDL
- a CDS encoding M56 family metallopeptidase, translating into MGVFVFLPLVLPLTAWPIARLAEQHLHPVTATRLLAGVSALMALSSTVCLALIMVVGTAQLPGNPLPDSWSDPEVRKAVPYDEVVGIIAIPALAVVAASCVWTVWRHHRVRRSAVRALAGIRPSPVAVLPDESPYAYALPGRRGRIVVSTAMLACLDSGERRALFAHERVHLTASHHRYLLAAQLAARANPFLRPLCTAVAYGAERWADEEAARVIGNRRVMARAVGKAALVSRGTPSPALAGFAAGPVPRRVAALLGPMPPARSWPSAFTVAGVAVWTAAAGATASALSSANSAVALFLVLKAATPL
- a CDS encoding MarR family transcriptional regulator; translation: MKSDSVPMVPSALLALQRATHTTLHVLAAELVDLDLTASEINALANLADGNGRTVSQLGAAVGARPTTLTSVLDRLERRGHITRGTRAGDRRSVLVELTPSGRLTAATIRQTLSELEQRVLAGVSPEAVEGFRTVLEAMTKVSA